From Dehalococcoidia bacterium:
GCCGCTGATACCGCTCTGGTACGACGCCGCCATGCTGGCCATGTACGGCGGGCTGGGAGTCCTCCTGGGCCTCATGTCCCTCCTGCTCATGCATCGCTCCGTGGCGCTATACACGGGAAGGGCCGGAGGCTGGCTGTTCGCCGCCGTCACCCTGGTGTTGACGGCGTTCGGCGTGTACCTGGGACGCTTTCAGCGCCTGAACAGCTGGGAGGTCTTTTCTAGCCCTACGGTCGTACTCCAGGAGGTCTGGACGCACCTGAGCGACCCGCTGGCCTACTCGCGCGCGCTGGAGTTCACCGCGCTGGTCACGCTGCTGCTCGCGACGGCTTACCTGGCCCTTCACGGCGTCGACTTGCGTGTACGCAGCGTCAGGTTGGGTGCTGACACGCACGCAGGGGGCCTTGGGCGGCCCCTATGCTGCCCCCACGAGACTGCCGTGGGAGGAAAACGATGGCCATGGTGGACACCAGGCTCACGAAGGACGACCTGCTCGCGAGAATCCGGAAGCGCGGCCCGCTGACGGACCCCGTGATGCCCGGTTATTCAGGATCGCCGCTCGAGCGGGCCGTCCTGGACGACGGCACGGCGGTCGTGATCAAGCACATCGACCTCGGCCGCGACCTGGCAGCGATCGCCAGCAACGACCGGGGCCGGGCGGCGACGCTCTGGCTCTCCGGCCTCCTCGACCGCCTGCCTCGTTCCATCGACCACGCCACTATGGCGGCCTGGCCGGAAGAAGGCGGCTGGACGCTGGTAATGCGCGACGTGTCCGCCGCGCTCATCGAGGAGTCCCGCGTCCTCACGCGCGACGAGAGCCGCAGGGTGCTGCGCCAGGTAGCCGATTACCATCGCACCCTCGCCGGCGTCCAGCACCAGGACCTCTGCCCTCTGGAAACTCACCTTTCGATGTTCTCGCCGCGCTCTATCGCCCGGCTGGACCAGGAAGCGGAAATAATCATCGCGATCAAGGTCGGCTGGCGGGCATTCGAGAGACTCGCACCCGCCGCCATCCGCGAGGCCGTCCTCCGGCTGCAGTCGGACCCACGGCCGCTGGCGGAGGCGCTCAGGTCGCGCGGCACGACGCTGGTCCATGGCGACCTCTGGTTTTCGAACCTCGGCCTGCTCGAGGACGGGCTCGTGATCCTCGATTGGAGCCTCGCGACGGCCGCGCCGGGCGCACTCGACTTCGCCCTCTTCCTGCTCGGGAACTCGGCCGCCATCGACGCAACCCGCGACGAGATCGTGCGCGATTACCAGGCCGTCTGCGGCGATGCCTTCGACCGCGCGGCGCTAGACCTGGGCCTCCTGGGGGCGTTCGTGGAGTACGGCTGGCTCCTCGCCAACGGCGAGGAGCACGGCTGGGACGAGGGGGCGCTGGCCTGGTGGCTGGACGCCATCAGCCCAGCCCTCGGCCGCCTGCCCGCTGCCTGAACTCCTGCTCCTGTCGGCCTGCTGGCCGGCCGGAGTCTCCTGCTGGCTAACGCGTCAGCCAGGCGAACTGCTGCGGCCGCCGCCGGGCCTGGTTGCTGATCTTCACGTTGATCAGCGACGGGCCGCCGTGCTCGAAGGCGCGCTTGATCGCCGGCTGGAGGTCCCGCGGCTGCTCGACATAGATCCCCAGGCCGCCGAAGGCCTCGATCACGCGCTCGTAGCGCGCGTCCGGGATGTAGGCGCCGGGCACCATGCGCGCCCGCTCCGGGTCGTCCGGGCCGCCGCCGATGCCATTGTTGTTGAACACGATGAAGGTGATCGGCAGGTTGTGGCGGCAGGCGACCTCCACCTCCATGCCGCTGAAGCCGAAGGCCGCGTCTCCCTCGATGTCCACGACGCGTTTCTCCGGGTGCACGACTTGCGCCGCGATCGCGAACGCCAGGCCGACGCCCATGGTGCCCCAGGTGCCGGCGTCCAAGCGGTGGCGGGGCAGGTAGTTGTTCAGCACCTGACGGCCAATGTCCATCGTGCTGGCGCCCTCGCTCACGATCATCGCGTCGCGGGGCAGCATGTCGCGGATCTCCTTGAGGGCGCGGTAGTAGCCCATGGGCACGGAGTCGTCGTTCATCAACTCGGCGTTCCCGGCGACGTTCTCCTGGATCTTCTTCTCGATCCCGGTGCGCCAGGTCGTCTCCGCCGGGTACTGCCAGGGGTGCTCTTCGAGGTACTGGTTGAGCTGGCCCGTGACCGCCTTCGCGTCGCCGACCAGCGCCACCTCCGCGGGCACGTTGCGGCCGATCTCCTCGGCG
This genomic window contains:
- a CDS encoding DUF1361 domain-containing protein gives rise to the protein MRASLSHASLRVALAVAGLAGLSAACTAMLAFRIQETGSARYAFLTWNLMLAWTPVGASLVGGALLRTRRSALAVLALPVAGIWLLFLPNAPYLATDLIHLGPSPLIPLWYDAAMLAMYGGLGVLLGLMSLLLMHRSVALYTGRAGGWLFAAVTLVLTAFGVYLGRFQRLNSWEVFSSPTVVLQEVWTHLSDPLAYSRALEFTALVTLLLATAYLALHGVDLRVRSVRLGADTHAGGLGRPLCCPHETAVGGKRWPWWTPGSRRTTCSRESGSAAR